A region from the Mycobacterium heidelbergense genome encodes:
- the dnaE gene encoding DNA polymerase III subunit alpha, producing MTGSLPPHASVRRESSFVHLHNHTEYSMLDGAAKIDPMLAEAERLEMPAIGMTDHGNMFGASEFYNAATKAGIKPIIGVEAYIAPGSRFDTRRVTWGDPGQKADDVSGSGSYTHLTMLAENAAGLRNLFKLSSLASFEGQLSKWSRMDAELIAEHAEGIVITTGCPSGEVQTRLRLGHDREALEAAARWREIVGPDNYFLELMDHGLSIERRVREGLLTIGRTLGIRPLATNDCHYVTRDAAHNHEALLCVQTGKTLSDPNRFKFDGDGYYLKSAAEMRQIWDDEVPGACDSTLLIAERVQPYDEVWAPRDRMPVFPVPEGHDQASWLRHEVEAGLRRRFPDGPPDGYAARAAYEIDVICGKGFPSYFLIVADLINHARSVGIRVGPGRGSAAGSLVAYALGITDIDPIPHGLLFERFLNPERTSMPDIDIDFDDRRRGEMVRYAADKWGSDRVAQVITFGTIKTKAALKDSARIHYGQPGFAIADRITKALPPAIMAKDIPLAGITDPNHERYKEAAEVRGLIETDPDVRTIYQTARGLEGLIRNAGVHACAVIMSSEPLTEAIPLWKRPQDGAIITGWDYPSCEAIGLLKMDFLGLRNLTIIGDAIENIKANRGIDLDLESVPLDDKATYELLGRGDTLGVFQLDGGPMRDLLRRMQPTGFEDVVAVIALYRPGPMGMNAHNDYADRKNNRQAIRPIHPELEEPLREILAETYGLIVYQEQIMRIAQKVAGYSLARADILRKAMGKKKREVLEKEFEGFSDGMKGNGFSPAAIKALWDTILPFADYAFNKSHAAGYGMVSYWTAYLKANYPAEYMAGLLTSVGDDKDKAAVYLADCRKLGITVLPPDVNESGLNFASVGTDIRYGLGAVRNVGANVVGSLIGTRGEKGKFTDFSDYLNKIDISACNKKVTESLIKAGAFDSLGHARKGLFLVHTDAVDSVLGTKKAEAMGQFDLFGDWGDGQDAGTDAVFTIKVPDDEWEDKHKLALEREMLGLYVSGHPLNRVAHLLAAQVDTAIPAILDGDVANDSQVRVGGILASVNRRVNKNGMPWASAQLEDLTGGIEVMFFPHAYSTFGADIVDDAVVLVNAKVAIRDDRIALIANELVVPDFSHAQADRPLAVSMPTRQCTLDKVSALKQVLARHPGTSQVHLRLVSGDRITTLELDQSLRVTPSPALMGDLKELLGPGCLGV from the coding sequence ATGACCGGTTCGTTGCCTCCTCACGCGAGCGTTCGTCGCGAGTCGTCCTTCGTGCACCTGCACAATCACACCGAGTACTCGATGCTGGACGGTGCCGCGAAGATCGACCCGATGCTCGCCGAGGCCGAGCGGCTGGAGATGCCGGCGATCGGGATGACCGACCACGGCAACATGTTTGGGGCCAGCGAGTTCTACAACGCGGCGACCAAGGCCGGGATCAAACCGATCATCGGGGTCGAGGCGTACATCGCGCCCGGCTCGCGGTTCGACACCCGGCGCGTCACCTGGGGTGACCCCGGCCAGAAGGCCGACGACGTCTCCGGCAGCGGCTCCTACACGCACCTGACGATGCTGGCCGAGAACGCCGCCGGCCTGCGGAACCTGTTCAAGCTGTCCTCGCTGGCCTCCTTCGAGGGCCAGCTGAGCAAGTGGTCGCGCATGGATGCCGAGCTCATCGCCGAACACGCCGAGGGCATCGTCATCACCACCGGCTGCCCGTCCGGGGAGGTGCAGACCCGGCTGCGGCTGGGACACGACCGGGAGGCGCTGGAGGCGGCCGCCAGGTGGCGCGAGATCGTCGGCCCCGACAACTATTTCCTCGAGCTGATGGACCACGGGCTGTCGATCGAGCGCCGGGTCCGGGAGGGCCTGCTCACGATCGGCCGCACGCTGGGGATTCGGCCGCTGGCCACCAACGACTGCCACTACGTCACCCGCGACGCCGCGCACAACCACGAGGCGCTGCTGTGCGTGCAGACCGGCAAGACCCTCTCCGACCCGAACCGGTTCAAGTTCGACGGCGACGGCTACTACCTCAAGTCGGCCGCCGAGATGCGCCAGATCTGGGACGACGAGGTGCCCGGCGCCTGCGACTCGACCTTGTTGATCGCCGAGCGGGTGCAGCCCTACGACGAGGTGTGGGCGCCGCGCGACCGGATGCCGGTCTTCCCGGTGCCCGAGGGGCACGATCAGGCGTCCTGGCTGCGGCACGAGGTGGAGGCCGGGCTGCGCCGACGGTTCCCCGACGGCCCCCCGGACGGGTACGCCGCGCGGGCGGCCTACGAGATCGACGTCATCTGCGGCAAGGGCTTCCCGTCCTACTTCCTGATCGTCGCCGACCTGATCAACCACGCGCGGTCGGTGGGCATCCGGGTCGGCCCCGGCCGCGGCTCGGCCGCCGGCTCGCTCGTCGCCTACGCCCTGGGCATCACCGACATCGACCCGATCCCGCACGGCCTGCTGTTCGAGCGGTTCCTCAACCCCGAACGCACCTCGATGCCCGACATCGACATCGACTTCGACGACCGCCGCCGCGGCGAGATGGTGCGCTACGCCGCCGACAAGTGGGGCTCCGACCGGGTGGCCCAGGTCATCACCTTCGGCACCATCAAAACCAAAGCGGCGCTGAAGGATTCGGCGCGGATCCACTACGGCCAGCCGGGCTTCGCCATCGCCGACCGGATCACCAAGGCGCTGCCGCCGGCGATCATGGCCAAGGACATCCCGCTCGCGGGGATCACCGACCCCAACCACGAGCGCTACAAGGAGGCCGCCGAGGTGCGCGGCCTGATCGAGACCGACCCCGACGTGCGCACCATCTACCAGACCGCGCGCGGCCTGGAGGGCCTGATCCGCAACGCCGGCGTGCACGCCTGCGCGGTGATCATGAGCAGCGAGCCGCTGACCGAGGCCATCCCGCTGTGGAAGCGCCCGCAGGACGGGGCCATCATCACCGGCTGGGATTACCCGTCGTGCGAGGCCATCGGCCTGCTGAAGATGGACTTCCTGGGGCTGCGCAACCTGACGATCATCGGCGACGCGATCGAGAACATCAAGGCCAACAGGGGAATTGACCTCGACCTGGAATCCGTGCCGCTCGACGACAAGGCCACCTACGAGCTGCTGGGCCGCGGCGACACCCTGGGGGTGTTCCAGCTCGACGGCGGGCCGATGCGCGACCTGCTGCGCCGGATGCAGCCGACCGGGTTCGAGGACGTGGTCGCCGTCATCGCGCTCTACCGGCCCGGGCCGATGGGCATGAACGCGCACAACGACTACGCCGACCGCAAGAACAACCGGCAGGCGATCCGGCCCATCCACCCGGAGCTCGAGGAACCGCTGCGCGAGATCCTCGCCGAGACCTACGGCCTGATCGTGTATCAGGAGCAGATCATGCGCATCGCGCAGAAGGTGGCCGGCTACTCGCTGGCCCGAGCCGACATTCTGCGCAAGGCCATGGGCAAGAAGAAGCGCGAGGTGCTGGAGAAGGAGTTCGAGGGATTCTCCGACGGCATGAAGGGCAACGGGTTCTCGCCGGCGGCGATCAAAGCGTTGTGGGACACCATCCTTCCGTTCGCCGACTACGCGTTCAACAAGTCCCACGCCGCGGGCTACGGCATGGTCTCCTACTGGACCGCCTACCTCAAGGCGAACTATCCCGCGGAATACATGGCCGGCCTGCTGACCTCGGTCGGCGACGACAAGGACAAGGCGGCCGTCTACCTCGCCGACTGCCGCAAGCTGGGCATCACGGTGCTGCCGCCGGACGTCAACGAGTCCGGCCTGAACTTCGCGTCGGTGGGCACCGACATCCGCTACGGGTTGGGCGCGGTGCGCAACGTCGGCGCCAACGTCGTCGGCTCGTTGATCGGCACCCGCGGCGAGAAGGGCAAGTTCACCGACTTCTCGGACTACCTCAACAAGATCGACATCTCGGCGTGCAACAAGAAGGTCACCGAATCGCTGATCAAGGCGGGCGCCTTCGATTCGCTGGGCCATGCCCGCAAGGGCCTGTTCCTGGTGCACACCGACGCCGTCGACTCCGTGCTGGGCACCAAGAAGGCCGAGGCGATGGGGCAGTTCGACCTGTTCGGCGACTGGGGTGATGGGCAGGACGCCGGCACCGACGCGGTGTTCACCATCAAGGTGCCCGACGACGAGTGGGAGGACAAGCACAAGCTGGCCCTGGAGCGAGAAATGCTGGGGCTGTACGTGTCCGGGCATCCGCTCAACCGGGTGGCACACCTGCTGGCGGCGCAGGTCGACACCGCGATCCCGGCGATCCTGGACGGCGACGTCGCCAACGACAGCCAGGTTCGGGTGGGCGGCATACTGGCCTCGGTGAACCGGCGGGTCAACAAGAACGGGATGCCCTGGGCCTCGGCGCAATTGGAAGACCTCACCGGCGGCATCGAGGTGATGTTCTTCCCGCACGCGTACTCCACGTTCGGCGCCGACATCGTCGACGACGCGGTGGTGCTGGTCAACGCGAAGGTGGCCATCCGCGATGACCGGATCGCGTTGATCGCCAACGAGCTTGTGGTGCCCGACTTTTCCCACGCGCAGGCGGACCGGCCGCTGGCGGTCAGCATGCCGACGCGACAGTGCACCCTCGACAAGGTGAGCGCGCTCAAGCAGGTGTTGGCGCGCCACCCCGGCACCTCCCAGGTCCACCTGCGGCTGGTCAGCGGGGACCGGATCACCACGCTCGAGCTCGACCAGTCGCTGCGGGTGACGCCCTCCCCGGCGCTGATGGGCGACCTCAAGGAGCTGCTCGGCCCGGGGTGCCTGGGCGTCTGA
- a CDS encoding metal-dependent hydrolase family protein: MAATLITGAAVWDGVSDRAVPQQLLVVDDRIQRLAEAVEAPAGAEVIDLSGHTLTPGFIDCHTHVTLTPQVGPAMAADSSVARALKSLPVLRALLGNGFTTIRDLACGDSDYPTIALRDAVAAGTIDGPRMLVAPHMISARGGHGDFSGMVADQYQGPSRPLELAAADGDDEIRTRVRQEIRAGADWIKFAATGGFASPSDDPGHATYSQHEMDVLVATAADLDVPATPHSYGDEGIRRAIRAGVRSIEHGNLASAETLRMMQDAGVFLVPTQYVVLSSARREENDPYWDTVSPSLRRKFRRYRGALVDAAERLAASTVRIAFGTDAGMFPHQDNWREFPMMVSTGIAPVRALRAATSVAAELLRLDDLGVIAEGKIADLVAMPGDPFTDIAVTGLVDFVMKGGVVHKHPAGCRGA, encoded by the coding sequence ATGGCAGCGACGCTGATCACGGGTGCGGCCGTGTGGGACGGGGTCTCCGACCGGGCGGTGCCGCAACAGCTGCTGGTCGTCGACGATCGCATCCAGCGGTTGGCCGAGGCGGTCGAGGCGCCGGCCGGCGCGGAGGTGATCGACCTGTCCGGCCACACCCTGACTCCAGGGTTCATCGACTGCCACACCCACGTGACGTTGACGCCGCAGGTCGGTCCCGCCATGGCGGCCGACTCGAGCGTCGCGAGGGCGCTGAAGTCGCTGCCGGTGTTGCGGGCGTTGCTGGGAAACGGGTTCACCACGATCCGCGATCTGGCCTGCGGGGATTCCGACTACCCGACGATCGCCCTGCGTGACGCGGTGGCGGCCGGCACCATTGACGGCCCCCGGATGCTGGTTGCCCCGCACATGATTTCCGCGCGCGGCGGCCACGGCGACTTCAGCGGAATGGTCGCCGACCAATACCAGGGCCCGTCGCGGCCGCTGGAGTTGGCGGCGGCCGACGGTGACGACGAGATCCGCACCAGGGTCCGGCAGGAGATCCGCGCCGGCGCCGACTGGATCAAGTTTGCGGCCACCGGCGGCTTCGCCTCGCCGTCGGACGATCCCGGCCACGCCACCTATAGCCAGCACGAGATGGACGTCCTGGTGGCGACGGCCGCCGACCTCGATGTCCCAGCCACCCCGCACAGTTACGGCGACGAAGGCATCCGGCGCGCCATTCGCGCCGGCGTTCGCAGCATCGAACACGGAAACCTCGCGTCGGCCGAGACGCTGCGAATGATGCAGGACGCCGGGGTGTTTTTGGTGCCCACCCAGTACGTCGTCCTGTCCAGCGCCCGGCGGGAGGAAAACGACCCCTATTGGGACACCGTCTCGCCTTCCCTGCGCCGCAAATTCCGGAGGTACCGCGGGGCCCTGGTGGACGCCGCGGAGCGGCTGGCCGCGAGCACGGTCCGGATCGCGTTCGGGACCGACGCCGGAATGTTTCCCCACCAGGACAATTGGCGCGAATTCCCGATGATGGTGTCCACCGGCATCGCCCCCGTGCGCGCCCTGCGGGCGGCCACCAGCGTGGCGGCCGAACTACTCCGCCTCGACGACCTGGGCGTGATCGCCGAGGGCAAGATCGCCGACCTGGTCGCCATGCCCGGGGATCCCTTCACCGACATCGCGGTCACCGGCCTCGTCGACTTCGTCATGAAAGGCGGTGTGGTCCACAAACATCCGGCGGGGTGTCGGGGAGCGTAA
- the fadD11 gene encoding fatty acid--CoA ligase FadD11, whose protein sequence is MTTNQRPATLCEAFQRTASIDPDTVALRTPGGTRTLTWRELAAQVRQVAAGLAGLGIGRGDTVSLMMANRIEFYPLEVGAQHLGATSFSVYNTLPAEQLTYLFDNAGTRVVVCEEQYVDRIRASGAPVEHIVCIDGSPAGTLSVDDLYAAARPDFDFESTWRAVRPDDIVTLIYTSGTTGNPKGVEMTHANLLFEAFGLDAVLGSRFGDRTTSYLPSAHIADRMMALYSLEVSGTQVTVVPDPRAIAAALPDVRPTVWAAVPRVWEKLKAAIDFAAANEPDETKRQALQWGLSVAAKRAAALLAGAAVPDDVAAEWRTADDMVLSRLRERLGFSELRWAVSGAAPIPNETLAFFAGIGIPISEVWGMSELSCAASVSHPDDMRLGSVGRLLPGLEGRVAEDGEYLVRGPLVMKGYRKEPAKTAEAIDEDGWLHTGDIIEVDAEGYLRVVDRKKELIINAAGKNMSPANIENAILAACPMVGVMITIGDGRPYNTALMVFDAESVGPYAARHGLSDASPAALAAHPEVIARIAAGVAKGNANLSRVEQIKRFRVLPTLWEPGGDEITLTMKLKRKPIMTKYAGEIEELYFSDLHPEVHEPSDAATVRPA, encoded by the coding sequence ATGACGACAAACCAGCGGCCGGCCACCCTGTGCGAGGCGTTCCAGCGCACCGCGTCGATCGATCCCGACACCGTCGCGCTCCGGACGCCCGGCGGCACCCGGACGCTGACATGGCGGGAGCTCGCGGCGCAGGTGCGACAGGTCGCCGCCGGCCTGGCCGGTTTGGGGATCGGGCGCGGCGACACGGTGTCGCTGATGATGGCCAACCGGATCGAGTTCTATCCGCTCGAGGTGGGCGCCCAACACCTCGGTGCCACGTCGTTTTCGGTGTACAACACGCTGCCCGCCGAGCAGCTGACCTACCTGTTCGACAACGCCGGCACCAGGGTCGTGGTGTGCGAGGAGCAGTACGTGGACCGCATCCGCGCCAGCGGCGCGCCCGTCGAGCACATCGTCTGCATCGACGGTTCACCGGCCGGCACCCTGTCGGTGGACGACCTGTATGCCGCCGCGCGACCGGATTTCGACTTCGAATCGACGTGGCGGGCGGTGCGCCCCGACGACATCGTCACGCTTATCTACACGTCCGGGACCACCGGAAACCCCAAGGGCGTGGAGATGACGCATGCCAACCTGCTGTTCGAGGCGTTCGGGCTCGACGCGGTGCTCGGCAGCCGGTTCGGTGATCGGACGACGTCGTACCTGCCGTCGGCCCACATCGCCGACCGGATGATGGCCCTGTATTCCCTGGAGGTGTCCGGCACACAGGTCACCGTGGTGCCCGACCCGCGCGCCATCGCCGCCGCGCTGCCCGACGTGCGGCCCACCGTCTGGGCGGCGGTGCCGCGGGTGTGGGAGAAGCTCAAGGCCGCAATAGATTTCGCCGCCGCCAACGAGCCGGACGAGACGAAGCGCCAAGCCTTGCAGTGGGGCCTGTCGGTGGCCGCCAAGCGCGCGGCCGCGCTGCTCGCCGGCGCCGCGGTGCCCGACGACGTCGCCGCGGAATGGCGGACCGCCGACGACATGGTGCTCTCGAGGCTGCGGGAGCGGCTGGGCTTCTCCGAATTGCGGTGGGCGGTGTCCGGGGCGGCGCCGATCCCGAACGAGACGCTGGCGTTCTTTGCCGGGATCGGAATCCCGATCAGCGAGGTGTGGGGCATGTCGGAGCTGAGTTGCGCTGCCAGCGTGTCACATCCGGACGACATGCGGCTGGGCAGCGTCGGCAGGCTGCTCCCCGGCCTGGAGGGCAGGGTCGCCGAGGACGGCGAGTACCTGGTCCGCGGCCCGCTGGTGATGAAGGGCTACCGCAAGGAGCCGGCGAAGACCGCGGAGGCGATCGACGAAGACGGCTGGCTGCACACCGGCGACATCATCGAGGTCGACGCCGAGGGCTACCTGCGGGTGGTCGACCGCAAGAAGGAGCTGATCATCAACGCGGCCGGAAAGAACATGTCGCCGGCCAACATCGAGAACGCCATCCTGGCGGCCTGCCCGATGGTCGGCGTGATGATCACGATCGGCGACGGACGACCGTACAACACCGCGCTCATGGTCTTCGACGCCGAGTCGGTCGGACCGTACGCGGCCCGGCACGGGCTGTCCGACGCGTCTCCCGCGGCGTTGGCGGCCCACCCGGAGGTCATCGCGCGGATCGCCGCCGGTGTGGCCAAGGGCAACGCCAACCTGTCACGGGTGGAACAGATCAAGCGCTTCCGGGTGTTGCCGACGCTGTGGGAGCCCGGCGGGGACGAGATCACGCTGACGATGAAACTCAAGCGCAAGCCCATCATGACGAAGTATGCGGGCGAGATCGAGGAGCTCTATTTCTCCGATCTGCATCCGGAGGTCCACGAGCCCTCCGACGCCGCAACGGTGCGGCCGGCATGA